The Humulus lupulus chromosome 7, drHumLupu1.1, whole genome shotgun sequence region attatagctcaaatgttaaacaaagaaattattgatatgggtcggaaaaatgacaactttttaaacttacccatggttccaagggacaagcataacttgttcttttgattttacgtcattgcaacgtctgaacagattctgaacacgatcgtcgaatgaactcccttgagtagggacgatattaggattgacaaataaaaacttattttgacgaccttgttgtaccacatatctgtaaatgaacctaatacaaaaatatgaaaaattgttatatgaatgaataaatcaaattagaaaattaaatgaacaaatttatttgtgagatatatacctcatgtagctgacatttccacacttaagacatggacaataagtaaaatttgggtctttcacattttccgaacaaaaccttaagaacaaatcgaccccgttcctatattccgcagataacctattcgctgacatccactgtttatccatatattctcctatgtctatggaaaagaaaagaaacaacactaaataagcacgtgataaagttgtatgtctatataaaactaattttttattatcctagataaaatcgggcagcatttcccctataatagtgacctaaccatctgcatgtgtataacaaaacaaataattcaaacaacataaaataagtTTCTTCCATATAGGATGtctatattaaattaattatttattatcctagataaaatcgggcagcatttcccctataatagtaacctaaccatctgcatgtgaataacaaaacaaacaattcaaacagcatacaataagtttcttcattatagctccgcagcacacaaccaaatttctcagaacctacttcactaaaacacacaagttctcaaccttccgttatcatcgcagcacacaattttaatctcagaacctacttcactatggatgaatatttaagatattcaaactcttctaacatttgtttaataatattaaaagtagaagtaagagaatatatatgtacctcttgcaatcaataatccaaaagctagcaaaattacttcacttagtaatcaaattcgctattaaatccacaaaccaataaaattaaattaataaataataaataaaacatcactaaatatctagcaatatataacgtattattgtaattttagaaacttaattacctcaaatgtgtgattgatataggaattttgatgcaaaatactctctaaaatctcaccacaaaaatcacaacctatgaaattaaattaattaatatgttaaacattactaaacaaatatcactaaatatctaataatagtaaatgatattggtaaacaaataaaaaaaatcccaatgtgccactaattataacctcaacaaaaaatcaatataaaatttcataacctaaaaacttattaatcaacaaaaacataaaaattttcatatatttatattttataaattatttaataaatttattttaacataactatatatatataacaaaatagttacaatttaaaaaaaaattcaaatatacaaaaatatatctaaatttcgaaataaaaaatgataaaaattaaaaaaaatcatgaacatatatactttaatgaaatctatacaatgtgataggttaaattaaaaaaaactaaaaaaatcataaatccctaaaaaacttccatgaaaaaaccacaaaatcctacaatgtatataaaaaaatgcagaaaaatgtaaaactaacacaaaatcatgtatattactcatcctaatgcaaaacctatgatttatttgcaaaataattaactaaaaatcaagaaaattaaaaaaaacttaccttagaaCTAGGGCTGTACGCGGTGCGGGTGGTGCGGTTTTTGACCATTTTTTCAAACCAGCCCGCGCATGCGGTTTTTCTAATTTTCCAAACCGCACCCGCACCGCGAAACTAAAAAATCGCAGAAACCGCACTGCAAAAAAATGGTGCGGTGTGGTGCGATTTGGGTGGTTTGGATTACcgccaaataattaaactatcataaataatcatattaatatttcaGCAACACCTAAagcttgaaaataaaaaataagaaaacttTCAACAATACAATAATCTTAATAATGGCTCAACAAAACAcctaagaaaatacaacaaacttGAGACTAATAAAGTTACGGCAACAACAACTATAAGTCAATAATCTTAATAAAGTTTCAGCAACACACCTAAAACAACATAGAACAAACTTGAGACTAATTAAATTCCAACATTAATATGAAAGATACAACTAAAATACTTTCAGCAATAGAATTAGTGGGCTTTGGGTTGGGCTTTAACATATTagacttaaataaatataaaaaaatagtatttttataatatgcggtgcggtgcggtttgaaccgcattttaataattcaaaaccgcaaaccgcaccgcaccgcgcggtttAGTGAAAATTCAAACCGCGACCGCACCGCGAAGAATTTCAAACCACATTTTTTTTGTGGTGTGGTGCGGTGCGGGCGGTTTGATGAACAACCCTACTTAGAACCCTAAAAACGCAGCCCCAATTCGCTCAATTCTCCTCTCTGGTTTGCTCTCGGGTTCGTGTATATGTGAGGAAGAAGGCTGATTGTAGAGGTTTATAAGagggagacatccaacgtctcccactgggagacgtgccacgtgtcccacgtctcccaacgggagacgttggatgtacccatgaACACTTCCCAGCCTATTTCCAAcctcttccaccatttttaatgtcttccaattgtagccatcaatataaactttcaatgtcttacaccattagacatttaaaacccctgataagttttaatatttTACACCATTGATGTAAGatattgtagggagtcattgtatatcaaatttgttgtagtgtatttTAAAATCTAATAAAACATTAAGTACAAGGGTATTTTATGAATTATCAATTTTTTGTTGACCAAAACTAGTGTCAGGGgcttatttttaccatttttataaACAAaggatctaaaaaattattatgtaaAACACGGGGTGTAAACGAGTAATGGAGAAAAATATGGGGTTTAAAAGAGAGTAAACCAAAAAAGAAAAACCTTTGAAGACAACAAAAGTCAAAAAGTAATTATTTGACCAAAAACGACGGTTTACATAAAATTCAGTCAATCTTGTAATGCTTGAATCATTAAAAATTTACTTCAAATCTTAAAAATGGTTGTTTTCTGTTCTCTTTGACTCTAGTTGTATTACTAGTTAATTAAGTATTAGTTAAGTAAGAAAGTTCAGAGAGGTAGAGATAAAAATGTGACCACATAAAAAGTACATAACATAACTTCTAGAAATTTATGTTACGTTTTCCACCAAGCTGATTAACTCTGACTAATATACTCGTTAAAGTGATCTAAGCACATTGTTTTAGCTAAAAGATAAAGCTTTGCATTATTATATGTTGACTTTAAAGTAGTTTAGATGTTTCCCTTGCTCTTtccatttcatttttttatttttgttttttgggaaagaaaaacaaaataaaacaaaagtcaTGAGCAGTGATTTACTTAAAACACGCTTTGAATTATTCAGCCCACATCTTCATACCAACTTGGCATTATTAAATGTTATGAAGACATTTTGAGATATAGTGGGAAAGCACAAAAAACATGAAGATAATTACAAATATTAGTAGAGAGTACCATAAACAAAATTGACTACTATGGCTATTAAAATATGCCATGAACCAGGCTGTTTTGTTTAATCAACAAATATTTCCTAGTCAACCATGATTGTGGAGAGTTACTATATAAATGAGCTTCTATCATCTTTATCATGCAAGTCACTACACACCAATAAGTTGTAGATCTAAAGAAACTAAGAGTTGCTGGAAATGAGAGGCCAAGGACAGCTGAGGCATTGGCCTCGACTAGTTTTTGCTATGGCAATTTGCTTCATAGCCACTAGTGTTGTTGCTGACTACAACAAGCCTTATGTTTATGCTTCTCCCCCACCACCAAAGAAGGATGCACACTCTCCTCCTTATCTTTACAAGTCTCCTCCACCGCCACCAAAGCATGTTATCGACCCACCGTACCACTACAAATCCCCACCTCCACCATCTCCTTCACCACCACCTCCTTATGTTTACAAGTCTCCACCTCCACCAAAGCATGTAAGCCACCCACCTTATGTCTACAAGTCCCCTCCTCCGCCATCCCCATCACCACCACCTCCATATGTTTACAAGTCTCCTCCTCCTCCAGTTCACTCGCCACCACCTCCTTATATCTATAAGTCTCCACCTCCTCCATCTCCTTCACCGCCTCCCCCCTATGTCTACAAGTCTCCTCCTCCACCAATTCACTCACCACCACCTCCTTACATCTACAAGTCTCCTCCTCCACCAGTCCACTCACCCCCACCTCCTTACATCTACAAATCTCCACCTCCACCCAAGCATGTAAGCCACCCACCATATGTTTACAAGTCTCCGCCTCCACCATCTCCATCACCACCTCCTCCTTACATCTACAAGTCTCCACCACCACCATCCCCATCACCACCACCTTCATACATCTACAAATCCCCACCACCGCCAATTCACTCACCACCGCCTCCTTATATTTACAAGTCCCCACCTCCACCGGTTCACTCACCGCCACCTCCTTACATCTACAAATCTCCTCCACCTCCATCAAAGATAGTGCATCGTCCTTTAGACTCATACAAATCTCCTTCACCCCCAGCGTATTACTATAGATCACCACCACCACCGTCTCACAAGCTATCTCGCAAGCCATACGAATAGAGTTCACCTCTACCTCCTAAATACTACTAAGTTTACCGTGGTTATAACTTCAAATTTAGAACTTTAATACTATGCATTCTTTTATGCACGTTTGAGTTTGAAGAAATTTTCCACATTTGTCTGCGTATctaataattttgtttatttgatGTACTTTTTTTTGGACAATAATTAAGAGTGTGAGTTCCTTTGAGAGAAGCattgctaattgtattatttctTTTTATGGAATGAAACCAATAATAATTTGATCTTATGATCACTTGTCTAGTTTCTTAGCACTACTAATcactatatatatactcattaaAAAAGACATTGATAATAAATATGTAGTCACTTGATTACGTGCCTGATGCACACTATACTAAACAAGTTCACATACTTCAAAAATGAATAATGAATTTGATAACTTTTAAAAACGAAATATTATtagtaaaaataaataagaaaatacatGACAGAAGCAGGACGACAAGATGAcctcttttattttctaaatgTTCTTATTTGTAAATTAATTCAACAACAATATAATCTTATGTAATTAGTGTGATAGGCACAAACTCACGACTTGGATAAATTATAACATATCATATGTAAAAGTTAAATAACTATTCTAAATGGGAGAATAGTagtaaaaaaatataaagaaagagaGTAAAATGGAaagaaattatttataaaaattaaaagaaaaagaaattattggggcactgtaacgacccaacttttTTTAACTAGACCCATCAAATACATCTATGACTATTTGGGGTCAACTGGACCTTTACggtcaactttggtaaaaatcggacgttaagaactaaataaactttatagtaaactttagaaaattttacattggagtactttgaaataaaatagtatttgcatgagatcccattgttttaaaacaaaACGTAGTTAAACGTAACTTAAGAACTTGTCTGTGGTCGTAGGGTCTTCTTTAGATAAAACTAGTAAACATGAAATAGATAAAACTGTTCCTGGACTCAGCGGAAGACTTAAGAGAACCCTAACAACCCTACAGATCGAttgtttcacagtatgcatacttcagacagaatcccctccagttcattgcactgctccttaagttttgcccttacctacacataCCGAGTAACTGATGAGTTATAAcgctcagtaaggaagctagctacaacttATGATTCTACTATCCAAAACAAACTTTGCATAACAGTAATGCACAACTGGAAATTGTAAACTGAGCAACACAAATAAGTCATAGTATTGCGTAACATACTGAAAACATATAACTGAGCCATCGTATTATCTGTCGGGTCTTAATCACCGTGTGGCCTCCacggcccagagaatactcacctcccgtaccaaaggggtacactccaCTAAAACACGATGACTTTACTGACTTGGCTGTTAACCCTACTGTACGGCTATATGGGATCCACCCTCATAAGGTTTCCCTTGTAACTGAGCCATCGAGTTATCTGTGGGTTCATGATCCCCGTGTGGCCTCcgcggcccagagaatactcacctctcgtgccaaaggggtacactccgctaaaacacgatgactttactgacttggcgactaaccccactacacggctacatgggatccaccctcacaaggtttcccaTGACAGtcattgttatccccgtttcctgtcgtgggcccggGACCGCGTTCCAGGCCCACTAACTGCCCAATTGAGGTTGGACCCGGTCAGGCCCGTTTGGCAAGGAGCAGGATGGATATCGACAGCCCAATTCTGGGCGAGGCCCGAAAGGCGTCCGGGAAGTATTGTCCCGGACGGTCTCCCGGGAGACGGTTCAACTGGTTGGGGATAACAGTCGGGATTGGTACGAACGGTCCCAAAACCTGGTAATCGATCCGGGCTCCTGGTGGATTATCCGGGCTTATGGTAAACGGACCCGGGTCGAGTCCccaaggttggcaggataaagcatccatgACCCTGACTCCGCCCTATGAAGCGTGGGAGTTATCCCCACGTTTCACCTACgcaaaaggccacctcgggattgtacgccgctggttcagacctgtgccgcCACTGCTCTGatcgatcttgtcccctgaatctgtctCGTAATTCGAGATGCCCGGACCAAAAGCTCCAATTTGTCGGATGATAGTTacggtttgggctggcccaatggctCAAGTTAGCATTTTTCTTTGATGTTTTAATTCTATTGTATTGGGCTTTTGATAGAGAAGCCAGcaatatttatacctttattgggcccgggtcagcccgacCCACGTCCAGTgctcctgtgaacctataaatacatgtaacagagcaCTGGGGAAGGGACTCCTGGGGAATGTGCATACTGTTACTTTGCTAAAAataagagaaaactccattgttgtaGACTCTCTAAGTTCTAATACAATTGTCTCGTAGACtaaggtgttatattattttataatataatgttttagattaaataaatgtgacatagagtgtcacatattgtaacatataatagagagttacattttttggatatatgtgaagtatccaaacatgtaacatatttggtgttacaaattcatcacaaatttgtaactcctaaatatcacccattattgtgtagatttgttgttacaaaatattgagatgaatttcttaaagccatatgagaaatggctgatagagatgtgattttaactcccatattgtgtatggaagttacaaaatcaagtgggaataaattggaacgttttggaaaaaacttaaaaaattggttgctgaaactgaccaagggccgcggcgcttctgacagattcatactaagtcagtttttatccaattttgaacatttccaatagccaagtaactcccaaatctctattttaattccataaaacacccaatttatcattggtaactgccatgggggttggtggaatttgaaattcaaatggtgtttctaaactctataaatatgagcctaatgctcacttgtaagacacaccatttctatccattagagcacttggctagaaacaccttgaggcttgatttttccagaaagcatttccaaaatctgtgagagatcccttagtgcttgagttagggggaaataagcttttgaatgttaggaaaaataatattgcctcaatggaaatggtaggataatattacaactctagacaatatattacaaataaatattgattgattaaaaagtgttacaactctatgaaaaaagatacatgtaaatataaagaaagatgtagaagatgatagaaatagaaaatacaactctaagacaaaatatacaaataaactagaagtactataatgaaaagatatagatgagattacaactctaaaataaaagatacatgtaaaagagtgaataatagaagaaaagaaaagcaatagaataaaagaacaagaataagaacaatgaacaaagaactctcactcacacaaccaaagtgaagagtattggggatcaccagcttttggacaaaggtttcaaaccttgttcaagttggtgatccccaatactcttcactttggttgtgtgagtgag contains the following coding sequences:
- the LOC133790409 gene encoding extensin-3-like; this encodes MRGQGQLRHWPRLVFAMAICFIATSVVADYNKPYVYASPPPPKKDAHSPPYLYKSPPPPPKHVIDPPYHYKSPPPPSPSPPPPYVYKSPPPPKHVSHPPYVYKSPPPPSPSPPPPYVYKSPPPPVHSPPPPYIYKSPPPPSPSPPPPYVYKSPPPPIHSPPPPYIYKSPPPPVHSPPPPYIYKSPPPPKHVSHPPYVYKSPPPPSPSPPPPYIYKSPPPPSPSPPPSYIYKSPPPPIHSPPPPYIYKSPPPPVHSPPPPYIYKSPPPPSKIVHRPLDSYKSPSPPAYYYRSPPPPSHKLSRKPYE